In Vibrio marisflavi CECT 7928, the following are encoded in one genomic region:
- the wrbA gene encoding NAD(P)H:quinone oxidoreductase encodes MSCNVLVLYYSRHGSTKTLARHIARGIESIEGCEATLRTVAEIEDSVSQSSDPILSVQELGKFDGLAMGSPVWFGNMAGPLKHFWDQTTTLWVSGDLIGKPACLFSSSSSLHGGQETILQSMMLPLLHHGMLIMGIPYSESALHTTNSGGTPYGATSSSQGKNSLTKEESTLAIELGKRLAETALKLKEKH; translated from the coding sequence ATGAGTTGCAACGTCTTAGTGTTGTACTACAGCCGACATGGTAGTACTAAGACTTTAGCTCGCCATATCGCGAGGGGGATAGAGTCAATAGAAGGCTGCGAAGCAACCCTAAGAACCGTGGCAGAAATCGAAGACAGTGTAAGTCAATCCAGCGATCCTATCTTGTCAGTACAAGAGTTGGGCAAGTTTGATGGATTGGCGATGGGAAGTCCTGTTTGGTTTGGCAACATGGCAGGGCCACTCAAACACTTTTGGGATCAAACAACCACGCTCTGGGTTAGTGGTGATCTAATAGGTAAACCGGCCTGTTTATTTTCTTCTTCTTCAAGCTTACATGGCGGACAAGAGACTATCTTACAATCCATGATGCTGCCGCTTTTGCATCACGGAATGCTCATCATGGGGATCCCCTATTCTGAATCAGCTCTTCACACGACTAATAGTGGCGGAACACCTTACGGTGCCACGAGCTCTTCGCAGGGAAAAAACAGCTTAACCAAAGAAGAAAGCACACTAGCCATCGAGCTAGGGAAAAGGTTGGCCGAGACCGCTTTAAAACTTAAGGAAAAACATTAA
- the yegD gene encoding molecular chaperone yields MFIGFDYGTASCSVATMQGNTPQMVPLEGDNYFIPSTLCAPTRESVSEYLYRFFNVSPTDKLGEQLLRSAIAANRHEGMELEHDDLIFGQAALERYLDDPEYVYYIKSPKSFLGANGLRDLQIRFFEDLVCSMMVNIKQKAESHLEQQVTQTVIGRPVNFQGLGGEQANQQAESILKNAAKRAGFVDIAFQFEPVAAGLDYESQLTEDKTVLVVDIGGGTTDCSLMRMGPSYRTQTNRKDSLLSHSGYRVGGNDLDIYLAFERVMPSLGRGSKMLNGIYMPQVQFWNPIAINNVAAQTDFYMASNLKVLEQLKSEAENPELIDRLLTVHEQTLGYQIVRHAEETKIAMSNQEKFSSILNLGGQTLETKIDQSQLEAAISNPVAKIVELIRSTLEQASEKPDVIYVTGGSARSPILRSQIEKELPGVPIVSGDFFGSVTAGLARYAQQVFS; encoded by the coding sequence ATGTTTATTGGGTTCGACTATGGTACTGCAAGCTGTTCAGTGGCTACGATGCAAGGCAATACACCTCAAATGGTGCCGCTTGAAGGCGATAACTACTTCATTCCTTCGACATTATGTGCACCTACAAGAGAGTCGGTCAGCGAATACCTTTATCGTTTTTTTAATGTATCACCCACAGACAAGCTGGGTGAGCAGTTATTGCGTAGTGCAATTGCTGCCAATCGTCACGAAGGCATGGAACTTGAACATGACGATCTTATCTTTGGCCAGGCAGCGCTCGAGCGATACCTCGACGATCCCGAATACGTGTACTACATCAAATCGCCCAAGTCTTTTCTTGGAGCCAATGGGCTAAGAGATTTGCAGATCCGTTTTTTTGAAGACTTGGTCTGCTCGATGATGGTCAATATAAAACAAAAAGCCGAATCTCACCTAGAGCAGCAAGTTACTCAAACCGTAATTGGTCGTCCGGTTAACTTTCAAGGCTTAGGAGGAGAACAAGCGAACCAACAAGCAGAATCTATTCTTAAAAACGCCGCGAAAAGAGCCGGGTTTGTGGACATTGCTTTTCAATTTGAGCCCGTTGCAGCAGGTCTTGATTATGAGAGTCAACTCACCGAAGACAAAACGGTTTTGGTTGTGGATATTGGCGGCGGAACAACCGACTGCTCATTAATGAGAATGGGACCAAGCTACCGTACTCAGACCAATCGAAAAGATAGTCTGCTTTCTCATAGTGGTTATCGTGTGGGTGGAAATGACCTGGATATTTACCTTGCATTTGAAAGGGTGATGCCATCTCTAGGCAGAGGCTCAAAAATGCTAAACGGTATTTACATGCCACAAGTGCAGTTTTGGAATCCGATTGCCATCAATAACGTTGCTGCCCAGACCGATTTTTATATGGCTAGCAATCTGAAAGTGCTAGAGCAACTAAAAAGCGAGGCTGAAAATCCAGAGCTAATTGACCGCTTACTTACTGTCCATGAGCAGACATTAGGTTATCAAATCGTCAGACATGCAGAAGAAACAAAAATAGCCATGTCTAATCAAGAAAAGTTCAGCTCGATATTGAATCTAGGTGGACAGACTTTAGAAACCAAAATAGACCAAAGCCAGCTTGAAGCCGCTATCAGCAATCCGGTTGCAAAGATTGTCGAATTAATCAGAAGTACGTTAGAGCAAGCAAGTGAAAAGCCTGATGTTATTTATGTTACAGGTGGTAGCGCGCGCTCACCTATTTTACGCTCACAAATTGAAAAAGAGTTACCGGGAGTACCTATTGTCTCAGGCGACTTTTTTGGCTCGGTAACCGCCGGACTTGCCCGCTACGCTCAGCAAGTTTTTTCCTAA
- a CDS encoding sulfurtransferase TusA family protein, with amino-acid sequence MKPQLLDLREERCPRALLLAKRHLVSLRANEIATIYVIEMGSIKDIERYLINNDYSYQTIERDGYWRIEDIKRDFTG; translated from the coding sequence ATGAAACCCCAATTACTCGATTTGAGAGAGGAGCGTTGCCCAAGGGCTTTGTTACTTGCAAAGCGCCACCTTGTCTCATTGCGAGCGAATGAAATTGCTACAATATATGTTATCGAAATGGGCTCTATAAAAGACATAGAGCGATATTTAATCAATAACGATTACAGCTATCAAACTATTGAGCGTGATGGTTATTGGCGCATTGAAGATATAAAGCGCGATTTCACTGGGTAA
- the rsgA gene encoding ribosome small subunit-dependent GTPase A gives MSNAYSLANLGWHPFFQQQLSLEEWETVIPARVIEQQKSMITVASDNSVHYLQLQHSMPEMVVGDWVLLEQNRTFLRLLERKSCFKRKAAGSKVDRQLISANVDTAFIVCSMNEDFNLNRIERYLALVNEANVEPVVILTKSDLVESPESYRAEVQGIDNLLCIEVVNGLDSDSLEDLRCWTKSGNTIAVLGSSGVGKSTLVNTLLGDEVQETGAIRTDDAKGRHTTTSRSLISIPSGGMILDTPGMRELQLVDCKEGLSATFHDIEERATSCRFANCQHQSEPHCAVRHAVSSGELDQRRLDSYLKLLREEEVNSASLAEKRAKSKALGKYYKRTLSESHKLKGR, from the coding sequence ATGAGCAATGCTTATTCTCTTGCCAATTTGGGTTGGCATCCTTTTTTTCAACAACAGTTATCTCTAGAAGAGTGGGAAACGGTTATACCCGCGCGAGTTATCGAACAGCAAAAATCGATGATTACTGTTGCATCAGACAATTCAGTTCACTATTTGCAACTGCAACATTCTATGCCAGAGATGGTGGTAGGTGATTGGGTTTTACTTGAACAAAACCGCACGTTTTTGCGTCTATTAGAGCGCAAATCTTGCTTTAAGCGAAAAGCGGCTGGAAGCAAAGTCGACCGACAACTGATCTCTGCCAATGTGGATACGGCGTTTATTGTTTGTTCAATGAATGAAGACTTTAACCTTAACCGTATTGAAAGGTATTTGGCTTTGGTCAATGAGGCGAATGTTGAACCTGTCGTTATTTTAACTAAATCCGATTTAGTTGAAAGCCCTGAAAGCTATCGCGCTGAAGTACAAGGCATCGATAACCTACTTTGTATTGAGGTGGTTAACGGCTTAGATAGTGACAGCTTGGAAGATCTCCGCTGCTGGACGAAATCTGGCAATACCATTGCGGTATTGGGTTCTTCTGGTGTTGGTAAATCAACACTAGTGAATACGTTGCTAGGTGATGAAGTGCAAGAAACAGGGGCAATCCGAACTGATGATGCGAAAGGTCGTCATACCACAACCAGCCGATCGCTTATCTCTATTCCATCTGGCGGTATGATATTAGATACCCCAGGAATGAGAGAGCTTCAGCTTGTAGATTGCAAAGAGGGATTATCAGCCACTTTTCACGATATCGAAGAGCGTGCGACAAGCTGCCGTTTCGCTAACTGCCAGCATCAATCCGAGCCGCACTGTGCGGTAAGGCATGCAGTGAGCTCCGGGGAGTTGGATCAACGTCGATTAGACAGCTACTTAAAGCTCTTACGAGAAGAAGAAGTGAATTCTGCGAGTCTTGCTGAAAAGCGTGCAAAAAGTAAGGCGTTAGGTAAGTACTATAAACGTACCTTGAGTGAGTCACATAAACTTAAGGGGCGTTAA
- a CDS encoding methyl-accepting chemotaxis protein has product MKFSQKIVAASALLLFVTISLLSLQQQSTVRSEVESIVGSSLLEMIKGVRNTITADMKDKTGLAQSVTQIIELNPDNQQYVKNVLETSQLKSSYITTGIGYQSDGKLLENDDTWTPGSDYDPRSRPWYKDAQSADKLIVTAPYVDVATKKVIISIAAPVKKSGSFIGSMFFDVDLSGLAELVNSINLFDAGYLFIITADGTTIAHPDAKFNGENMSKYLPDVSIQEGVQHIHVDGQELMVEFIKVPSQNWYVGASVDESIAFAAIRDLRNSSIFYLVIGVVLSIAILTYLIKYLMRPLGALNEAIKGVASGHGDLTQRLDTNTDPEFAELARGFNTFTETLQQQITQCKAIGSEIMHSADTTVRGAEESAEAMRSQLYELEQLATAMNEMAATATEVANNAQGAASAAQNADNATEDGSRVVEETTTSIDNLSARIDQAVEEVQGLETATANIETILKVINDIADQTNLLALNAAIEAARAGESGRGFAVVADEVRTLAQRTQESTTEIRSMIEQLQAGASAVSSAMDESKNTAIEAVDRAQSANTALSQIRDAIQQITDMNLQIASAAEEQSLVAEEINSNTVKIKDLSTQVADSADGSNMAMQAQRENVKEQEAILNQFTV; this is encoded by the coding sequence ATGAAATTTAGTCAGAAAATCGTTGCAGCGTCAGCATTACTTCTCTTCGTAACGATATCTTTATTATCCTTACAGCAGCAAAGCACAGTACGCTCTGAGGTTGAATCCATCGTGGGTAGTAGCCTATTGGAGATGATTAAGGGCGTACGAAACACCATTACGGCTGATATGAAAGACAAGACAGGTTTAGCTCAATCCGTCACTCAAATCATTGAGCTTAACCCTGATAATCAGCAATATGTCAAAAACGTTTTGGAAACCTCTCAGCTCAAAAGTAGCTATATTACTACCGGGATAGGCTACCAAAGTGACGGGAAACTGCTTGAAAATGACGATACTTGGACCCCTGGCTCTGATTATGATCCCCGTTCACGCCCTTGGTACAAGGATGCTCAATCTGCCGATAAATTGATTGTTACCGCCCCTTATGTTGATGTGGCGACTAAGAAAGTTATTATTTCCATTGCAGCTCCAGTTAAAAAGTCGGGCAGCTTTATTGGCAGTATGTTCTTTGACGTTGACCTTTCTGGTTTAGCCGAGCTAGTTAATAGCATTAACCTTTTTGACGCCGGTTACCTGTTTATTATTACTGCAGATGGGACCACCATTGCTCATCCAGATGCTAAGTTTAACGGCGAGAATATGTCTAAATACTTGCCGGATGTGTCGATACAAGAGGGAGTTCAGCACATACATGTAGACGGTCAAGAGCTTATGGTTGAGTTTATCAAAGTACCTTCTCAAAACTGGTATGTTGGAGCCTCTGTTGATGAATCGATAGCGTTCGCCGCGATTCGAGATCTAAGAAATAGCTCAATATTTTACTTAGTCATTGGTGTTGTTCTGAGTATCGCTATTCTTACCTATTTGATTAAGTACCTGATGAGACCACTTGGTGCACTAAATGAAGCGATAAAAGGTGTAGCTTCTGGGCATGGTGATTTAACCCAACGCTTGGATACCAATACAGACCCAGAGTTCGCTGAACTGGCGAGAGGCTTCAATACCTTCACCGAAACACTTCAACAGCAAATTACGCAATGTAAAGCGATCGGCTCTGAGATAATGCATAGCGCGGATACTACAGTTCGTGGCGCTGAAGAATCAGCCGAGGCAATGAGAAGTCAGTTGTATGAGCTAGAGCAGTTGGCTACAGCGATGAATGAGATGGCAGCCACAGCTACAGAAGTTGCAAATAATGCGCAAGGTGCGGCAAGCGCGGCGCAAAATGCTGATAATGCAACAGAAGACGGTTCGAGAGTTGTAGAAGAAACGACGACTTCGATTGATAACTTGTCAGCGAGAATAGATCAAGCAGTAGAAGAGGTTCAAGGCTTAGAAACAGCGACAGCAAACATTGAAACCATATTGAAAGTTATCAATGATATTGCCGATCAAACAAACCTATTAGCACTGAACGCTGCGATAGAAGCAGCAAGGGCTGGGGAGTCGGGTCGAGGATTTGCAGTAGTTGCTGATGAAGTTCGAACGCTTGCACAACGCACGCAAGAATCTACCACAGAGATCCGCAGTATGATTGAGCAGCTTCAAGCGGGTGCCAGCGCAGTATCTTCTGCAATGGATGAGAGTAAAAATACTGCGATTGAGGCAGTCGATAGAGCCCAATCTGCAAATACAGCGTTAAGCCAAATTCGTGATGCGATTCAGCAAATTACTGATATGAATCTACAAATTGCTTCTGCAGCGGAAGAGCAAAGTCTCGTTGCCGAAGAAATTAATAGCAATACGGTGAAAATTAAAGACCTTTCCACCCAAGTTGCTGACTCTGCAGATGGTTCTAACATGGCAATGCAAGCCCAGCGAGAAAATGTAAAGGAACAAGAAGCGATATTGAATCAATTTACAGTTTAG
- a CDS encoding AI-2E family transporter — MFEMVVRWYKRRFSDPHAVSLVAILLFGFITIYFFGNLIAPLLVAIVLAYLLEWPVAKLSNCGINRTIAVVLVILAFTGLMLLAVLILVPTIWQQVGNLVNDVPNMYSATQHFIAALPEKYPDLADLKIVESVMTNIKSQVIGAGESVVKGSLASLVSIATLAIYLILVPLLVFFLLKDKQEMISMASGLLPRNRELATKVWIEMNEQITNYIRGKVLEILIVGCVSYVTFIFLDLRYSALLAVAVGVSVLIPYIGAAAVTLPVAIVGLSQWGLTPPFYWLLVAYGIVQALDGNVLVPILFSEAVNLHPVAIIVAVLVFGGLWGFWGVFFAIPLATLVKAVWNALPSNEEEIAE, encoded by the coding sequence ATGTTTGAAATGGTTGTTCGTTGGTATAAACGGCGCTTCTCTGACCCGCATGCCGTAAGTCTTGTAGCCATACTTTTGTTTGGCTTTATCACTATTTATTTTTTCGGCAATTTGATTGCTCCACTGTTAGTAGCGATTGTTTTGGCTTACTTGTTAGAGTGGCCAGTTGCAAAGCTATCTAATTGCGGTATTAATCGTACCATAGCCGTTGTTCTTGTTATTTTGGCGTTTACCGGACTAATGTTGTTAGCGGTACTCATCTTAGTTCCGACCATCTGGCAGCAGGTAGGCAACTTAGTCAATGATGTGCCAAATATGTATAGTGCGACTCAGCATTTTATCGCAGCACTACCGGAAAAGTACCCTGATTTAGCGGACTTAAAGATAGTTGAATCAGTGATGACTAATATCAAGTCTCAAGTAATTGGCGCTGGGGAAAGTGTTGTTAAAGGCTCGCTAGCATCGTTGGTGAGTATTGCGACACTCGCTATCTATCTCATATTGGTTCCGCTATTAGTGTTCTTCTTACTTAAAGACAAGCAAGAGATGATATCTATGGCTAGTGGTTTATTGCCTAGAAATAGAGAACTCGCGACTAAAGTTTGGATAGAAATGAATGAGCAAATTACCAACTACATTCGCGGTAAGGTACTTGAAATCTTGATAGTTGGCTGTGTCAGCTATGTGACCTTTATATTCCTAGACTTGCGTTATTCAGCCTTGCTAGCGGTAGCCGTTGGGGTATCTGTGCTCATTCCGTATATCGGCGCTGCTGCGGTGACTCTACCTGTAGCCATAGTGGGCCTTTCTCAATGGGGCCTTACGCCACCGTTTTATTGGTTGCTAGTTGCATACGGTATCGTCCAGGCATTAGATGGCAATGTTCTTGTCCCTATTTTATTTTCTGAAGCTGTAAACCTACATCCTGTAGCGATTATTGTTGCAGTACTGGTATTTGGCGGGTTATGGGGTTTCTGGGGCGTATTTTTTGCGATTCCACTGGCAACGTTAGTCAAAGCTGTCTGGAATGCTTTACCTAGCAACGAAGAAGAAATCGCGGAATAA
- the arsC gene encoding arsenate reductase (glutaredoxin) (This arsenate reductase requires both glutathione and glutaredoxin to convert arsenate to arsenite, after which the efflux transporter formed by ArsA and ArsB can extrude the arsenite from the cell, providing resistance.), producing MSVVIYHNPRCSKSRQTLALLEEKGIEPEVVKYLDTPPSVEQLKTLYTQLGASSVRDMIRVKEDIYKELKLNEANDEELFKAMSDNPKLIERPIVVANGKAKHGRPPEQVLDIL from the coding sequence ATGTCCGTCGTCATTTATCATAACCCTCGCTGTTCAAAAAGCCGTCAAACTCTCGCATTGCTTGAAGAAAAAGGTATTGAACCAGAAGTTGTTAAGTATCTAGATACACCACCTTCTGTAGAACAACTAAAAACGCTTTATACACAACTTGGGGCTTCATCTGTTAGAGATATGATTCGAGTGAAAGAGGATATCTATAAAGAGCTAAAGCTTAATGAAGCTAACGATGAGGAGCTATTTAAGGCGATGTCTGACAATCCAAAGTTAATTGAGCGCCCTATTGTTGTTGCTAACGGTAAAGCCAAACACGGTCGCCCTCCAGAGCAAGTGTTAGACATCCTATGA
- a CDS encoding DUF2069 domain-containing protein has protein sequence MDMAPKTKQYRVLALCGNVLLLVWVALWQIYLSPHVHVNSISVAIAWCLPLLLPLHGIVMGKPYTHAWANFILMLYFLHSLTILYIDQGERWLAAVELLFTLMAFVGNTLYARSRGKELGLKLKKLSEVEKIEKKQFGN, from the coding sequence ATGGATATGGCTCCAAAAACAAAACAGTACCGAGTATTGGCTCTATGTGGCAACGTGCTTTTATTGGTATGGGTGGCATTGTGGCAAATCTATTTATCACCTCATGTTCACGTAAATAGTATCAGCGTTGCAATAGCTTGGTGCTTACCACTTTTATTGCCACTTCATGGAATCGTGATGGGTAAGCCCTACACTCATGCTTGGGCCAACTTCATTTTGATGCTGTATTTTTTGCACTCACTTACTATTCTATACATCGATCAAGGGGAACGCTGGCTAGCAGCTGTTGAGTTACTGTTTACCTTAATGGCTTTCGTGGGCAATACGCTATATGCCCGCTCAAGAGGTAAGGAACTAGGTTTGAAACTAAAAAAGCTTTCTGAAGTGGAAAAAATAGAAAAGAAACAGTTCGGCAATTAA
- a CDS encoding DUF2066 domain-containing protein: MRNLVLLVMMLLALPAYALTKVDLYSSQVLLGKDAKDAKVADSNARVQGMKNVIIRASGDPNAASNEIIAKALNNSSRYITQISYSTEDQNTYLDMMFGAPQIRSLLTQAQLPFWPSMRPNILLWVIEDNGYERQIDWEHSNSPVLKEIRETAQQRGLPLTVPVGDFDDITGTSASDFWGGFVIPMSKASQRYPADAVLVVKVEQGGRLSWTLYDQKPASMIDTTAVPVTGSDSGDDAGTQMVNEISNYYAKKSGVVIASESSESVKTQFTNINTAQDFFKLEEKLKGLTSVASLDVLSIQGTTVMFRVHLLAPVDSFEQEVSRMGGVTKIDADDLQQPADGSLDPNSPVSVDPASPASTGGESSSQIDTQNSSSSELSDNQYVVDTTADSTEKALSNDGSVVPVQPVNRVLAYKWQN, encoded by the coding sequence ATGCGTAATTTAGTTTTATTGGTGATGATGTTACTAGCGCTACCCGCCTACGCGCTAACCAAAGTAGACTTGTACAGCTCTCAGGTTTTGTTGGGTAAAGATGCGAAGGATGCCAAAGTCGCTGATTCCAATGCCCGTGTGCAAGGAATGAAAAATGTCATAATTAGGGCGTCAGGCGATCCAAATGCGGCTAGCAACGAAATTATTGCCAAGGCTCTGAATAATAGCTCAAGGTATATCACGCAAATCAGTTATTCGACAGAAGACCAAAATACTTATCTTGATATGATGTTTGGTGCTCCTCAAATTCGCTCATTGCTGACTCAAGCTCAGTTACCATTCTGGCCTTCTATGCGGCCCAATATTTTGTTGTGGGTTATTGAAGATAATGGTTATGAACGTCAAATTGATTGGGAACATTCGAACTCACCAGTACTGAAAGAAATTCGTGAAACAGCGCAGCAAAGAGGCTTACCGTTAACCGTTCCAGTCGGTGACTTTGACGATATAACTGGAACGTCAGCTTCGGACTTTTGGGGTGGATTTGTTATCCCTATGAGCAAGGCAAGTCAACGTTACCCAGCAGATGCCGTTCTTGTCGTTAAAGTTGAACAAGGTGGTCGATTATCTTGGACGCTGTATGACCAAAAACCTGCATCAATGATTGATACCACAGCAGTGCCAGTGACTGGTAGTGACTCGGGTGATGACGCTGGTACACAGATGGTGAACGAGATAAGCAATTATTACGCGAAGAAAAGCGGCGTAGTTATCGCGAGCGAATCTTCTGAATCAGTTAAAACGCAGTTTACCAATATCAATACAGCGCAAGACTTCTTTAAGTTAGAAGAAAAACTGAAAGGTCTAACCTCAGTGGCATCGTTGGATGTATTGAGCATTCAAGGTACTACAGTGATGTTTAGAGTTCATTTGTTAGCACCTGTCGACAGTTTTGAGCAAGAAGTATCTCGAATGGGTGGGGTAACAAAAATTGACGCTGACGACTTACAGCAGCCAGCCGATGGCTCTCTAGATCCAAACAGCCCAGTATCGGTAGATCCTGCTTCACCGGCATCAACAGGTGGAGAAAGTAGCTCCCAAATTGATACTCAGAATTCATCATCTAGCGAATTGTCCGACAATCAGTACGTTGTAGATACGACGGCAGACTCAACAGAAAAAGCCCTAAGCAATGACGGCTCCGTTGTGCCTGTTCAGCCAGTTAACCGAGTGTTAGCGTATAAATGGCAAAATTAA
- a CDS encoding tetratricopeptide repeat protein, whose product MFKRWRYLVYLSVVTAVGIPRISIAQDQQLPDIGTAAAGTLTIDQEKIYGDAYMRLLRATKPIVNDPVLNEFINNLGHRLVASANDVKTPFTFFLIQNKSINAFAFFGGHVALHTGLFLQATTESELASVMAHEIAHVTQRHLARSMEEQAKRTPATVAALAGSILLAIAAPQAGIAAITATTAGNIQSQINYTRSNEIEADRFGLATLERAGFNVLAMPTFFGRLADEYRYASTPPPMLLTHPLPDERLTDTRERALQYPKNKVKPSLSYYLARMRVIVRYVNMDAETAKGWIDRNEPKAPRVLVPAFQYGRALVYLDNKKPQEAEKILHRLYEQSPTNDFYLDALSDAYIALKTPEKAQVMLEKALQIKSNNKVLTVNLANVYIKENKFETAIRLLQRYTHDNPEDTVGWQLLIEASAKSGKRAEELAAQGELLALRANWDKAIQRYTDASKLAKLGSLAQARYDARIDQLIVQRNKFNALK is encoded by the coding sequence ATGTTCAAACGCTGGCGTTATCTAGTCTATCTAAGTGTTGTTACCGCCGTTGGCATTCCACGCATATCAATCGCTCAAGATCAGCAGCTACCTGATATTGGTACGGCTGCAGCAGGCACACTCACCATTGATCAAGAGAAAATATACGGTGATGCCTATATGAGACTGCTACGTGCGACGAAACCTATAGTTAATGACCCTGTTCTGAACGAGTTCATTAATAATTTGGGTCACCGCCTTGTAGCAAGCGCAAACGACGTCAAAACACCCTTTACCTTTTTTCTGATCCAAAATAAAAGTATTAACGCATTTGCATTTTTTGGCGGACACGTTGCTCTGCACACTGGCCTTTTCCTCCAAGCGACCACAGAAAGTGAACTCGCTTCAGTCATGGCTCATGAAATTGCTCACGTTACTCAGAGACACCTAGCTCGCAGTATGGAAGAGCAGGCGAAAAGAACTCCAGCAACTGTTGCAGCATTAGCTGGCTCCATACTTCTTGCCATCGCAGCGCCCCAAGCCGGAATCGCTGCTATAACAGCAACTACAGCAGGAAATATACAAAGCCAAATCAACTACACTCGTAGCAACGAAATAGAGGCGGATCGTTTTGGGTTAGCAACACTTGAAAGGGCAGGCTTCAATGTCCTTGCCATGCCGACTTTCTTTGGTCGTTTAGCTGATGAGTATCGCTATGCAAGCACTCCTCCTCCAATGCTATTGACCCACCCTCTACCAGATGAACGACTTACCGATACGCGAGAAAGAGCACTCCAGTACCCTAAAAATAAAGTGAAGCCTTCACTAAGTTATTATTTAGCAAGAATGCGGGTGATTGTCCGTTATGTAAACATGGACGCAGAGACAGCGAAAGGCTGGATAGATCGCAACGAACCAAAAGCTCCAAGAGTTCTTGTTCCAGCATTTCAATATGGCCGCGCTCTGGTTTACCTAGACAACAAAAAGCCACAAGAAGCTGAAAAGATCCTACATAGGCTTTATGAGCAATCTCCAACAAATGACTTTTATTTAGATGCTCTTTCCGATGCTTACATTGCTTTAAAAACACCAGAAAAAGCGCAAGTGATGCTAGAGAAAGCGCTACAGATAAAGTCTAATAACAAAGTTTTGACCGTTAACCTTGCGAATGTCTATATAAAAGAGAACAAGTTTGAAACTGCCATTCGTTTGTTGCAACGCTATACCCATGACAACCCCGAAGATACCGTTGGATGGCAATTGTTAATTGAGGCGAGTGCCAAGTCTGGCAAACGAGCAGAAGAACTCGCAGCTCAAGGAGAGCTGTTGGCTCTGCGTGCAAATTGGGATAAAGCTATTCAGCGTTATACTGACGCGAGTAAACTCGCTAAACTGGGCAGTCTCGCTCAAGCTCGATACGATGCTCGAATCGATCAACTCATCGTACAAAGAAATAAATTCAACGCATTAAAATAA